From Pan troglodytes isolate AG18354 chromosome 9, NHGRI_mPanTro3-v2.0_pri, whole genome shotgun sequence, the proteins below share one genomic window:
- the GVQW3 gene encoding protein GVQW3 isoform X1 codes for MSDRYLEQRISIKFCVKLNKSASETHHLLKEAYGDEVMSRARVFDWHKRFKEGREDVRDDARSGRPVTHRTDDNIQKVKDLVCSNRQLTVRMMAEELNLDKETVRLILKENLNMRKISAKVISGVLKGEPKPRKLDFRSDLSKETRKNSSCLRKKVTGSETWSYLQGEAGGEMPLPVSHPRVHYSASQLLQASSSTSLPPRVAENWFTPW; via the coding sequence ATGAGTGACCGCTATTTAGAACAAAGGATTAGTATCAAATTTTGCGTGAAATTGAACAAGTCTGCAAGTGAGACCCACCATCTTTTAAAAGAAGCTTATGGGGATGAAGTCATGTCAAGGGCCAGAGTTTTTGACTGGCACAAAAGGTTTAAAGAAGGACGGGAAGATGTTCGAGATGATGCCCGAAGTGGGCGTCCAGTCACCCACCGAACAGATGACAATATCCAGAAGGTCAAGGACTTGGTTTGTTCAAACAGGCAGTTAACCGTGAGGATGATGGCTGAAGAGTTAAATTTAGACAAAGAAACTGTTAGGctcattttgaaagaaaacttGAACATGAGGAAGATTTCTGCAAAAGTTATTTCGGGTGTTTTGAAGGGTGAGCCTAAACCACGAAAACTTGACTTTCGGTCCGATCTTTCAAAGGAAACTAGGAAAAATAGCTCATGTTTGAGGAAAAAGGTAACAGGTTCTGAAACATGGAGTTATCTCCAGGGTGAAGCTGGTGGGGAAATGCCCCTGCCGGTATCCCATCCCAGAGTCCACTACTCTGCCAGTCAGCTTCTGCAGGCGTCATCTTCAACAAGCCTTCCCCCCAGGGTAGCTGAGAATTGGTTCACCCCATGGTGA